From Medicago truncatula cultivar Jemalong A17 chromosome 7, MtrunA17r5.0-ANR, whole genome shotgun sequence, a single genomic window includes:
- the LOC11442152 gene encoding Bowman-Birk type proteinase inhibitor: MDLMMNKKAMVMKLALLVFLLGFTSTVVDARFDGSSFITQLLSNGEATYEVKSTTTACCNSCPCTKSIPPQCHCADIGEKCHSACKRCLCTRSFPPQCRCTDTTDFCYEPCSYSSNGGSH; this comes from the coding sequence ATGGATTTGATGATGAACAAGAAGGCAATGGTGATGAAGTTAGCTTTGTTGGTTTTCCTTTTGGGCTTCACTTCAACTGTTGTTGATGCTCGTTTCGACGGATCATCCTTCATCACTCAACTGCTCTCCAATGGTGAAGCTACTTACGAAGTAAAATCCACAACAACAGCATGCTGTAATAGCTGCCCTTGCACAAAATCAATTCCTCCTCAGTGTCACTGTGCTGATATTGGAGAAAAATGTCACTCAGCTTGCAAAAGATGCCTTTGCACAAGATCTTTTCCTCCACAGTGCCGTTGCACTGATACCACTGATTTCTGCTATGAACCATGTAGCTACTCCTCCAATGGTGGATCTCACTAA